A stretch of the Saprospiraceae bacterium genome encodes the following:
- a CDS encoding PorP/SprF family type IX secretion system membrane protein, with protein MPFKPICILIGIWMCFYAKIEAQDIHYSQFIYHYPSQNPIQSGFYNGNHRITANYRNQWQTVPVPYMSFSLFYDSKIKLKSNGDYIGAGIGFDYDRAGDSELSLSSLNIGLNYGLTLSKGHLIILGLSPNIGQRRLSDEKLKWGSQWTGDHYDKNRSPNENFNTTGDLFFDLSGGLAYQYSFTKRTRLMASAAIFHLLEPDQTFYGLSQNKIKLPQRNVLNGSINLGLGAYLDLLLNGEFQKQDAYEEKLGTGLIRFYINQKPGSKFNLLAGCGIRLDDAYFPMLGFEYNNWMISGSYDITTSDFKTATNSRGGPEIAVQYIFKGIEPIGLYKKCPIY; from the coding sequence ATGCCTTTTAAACCTATTTGTATTTTAATAGGTATTTGGATGTGTTTTTATGCGAAAATTGAAGCACAAGACATTCATTATTCGCAATTTATATACCATTATCCAAGTCAAAATCCGATCCAATCTGGCTTTTACAACGGAAATCATCGGATTACGGCCAATTACCGAAACCAATGGCAAACTGTACCTGTGCCATATATGAGTTTTAGTTTGTTTTACGACAGTAAGATCAAATTAAAATCAAATGGCGATTATATTGGAGCCGGTATCGGTTTCGATTACGATCGGGCAGGAGACTCTGAATTAAGCCTCAGCTCTTTAAACATCGGTTTGAATTATGGATTAACTTTAAGTAAAGGGCATTTAATCATCTTAGGATTGAGCCCCAATATTGGCCAAAGACGCTTATCAGATGAAAAGCTTAAATGGGGAAGTCAATGGACTGGTGACCATTATGATAAAAATCGATCCCCAAATGAAAATTTTAATACAACTGGGGATTTGTTTTTTGACTTATCCGGTGGATTAGCATACCAATATTCATTTACTAAGCGTACTCGCTTAATGGCTTCAGCTGCAATTTTTCACCTATTGGAACCTGATCAAACTTTCTATGGCCTCAGTCAAAACAAAATTAAACTGCCTCAGCGGAACGTATTAAATGGAAGTATAAATCTGGGTCTGGGAGCTTATCTGGATCTATTACTAAATGGTGAATTTCAAAAACAGGACGCTTATGAAGAAAAATTAGGGACTGGTTTAATCCGATTTTATATCAATCAAAAGCCAGGTTCTAAGTTTAATTTGTTAGCTGGTTGCGGAATTCGTTTAGATGATGCTTATTTTCCAATGCTTGGATTTGAATACAATAATTGGATGATTTCTGGATCATATGATATCACCACTTCTGATTTTAAAACAGCTACAAATAGCCGGGGCGGACCTGAAATTGCAGTTCAATATATTTTTAAAGGAATTGAACCAATTGGATTATATAAAAAATGCCCTATTTATTAA
- a CDS encoding NAD(P)H-hydrate dehydratase, with translation MKPVYNAIQLKAWDQYTIENEPIKSIALMERAADCFVNWMISSFNCADPVIVVCGNGNNGGDGLAIVRKLQSFNFKVHIVCIKITANNSADYDINLARLESGLLSQFVNPDSLEELLTQAKNPILIDALLGYGMGRSLSSELAAVIKRMNAVKATKISIDLPSGLYSDKMNDSICIHADFTFTFQVPKLSQLIADTGIHCGKLIIGDIKLSRGFIAYNQTEFFFIELDDIRNIFKSRNQFAYKNQFGHCLLVGGSFEMPGAILLSAEAALRSGTGLISVSTVASNRDLLLLKLPEVQFVSSSNMELSKYKSLLIGPGMGRTIESQNLLYEMLNLNILNLVLDADALNMIAENHWQHLLTPNTIITPHIGEFDRLFGKSVNGFERIEKAKEMASKYSIYIVLKGKYTAICTPQHKVYFNSSGNAGLAKAGSGDVLAGILVSLLSQSYSFEEACLLGVYLHGLSADICAKTLAEESMTPSDVISHLSQAFKALRL, from the coding sequence ATGAAACCAGTCTACAATGCCATACAATTAAAGGCATGGGATCAATACACTATTGAAAATGAACCCATTAAGTCAATTGCCTTAATGGAACGCGCAGCAGATTGTTTTGTAAATTGGATGATTTCCTCTTTTAATTGCGCAGATCCAGTAATTGTAGTTTGTGGTAATGGCAATAATGGCGGGGACGGTTTGGCCATTGTAAGAAAATTGCAATCATTCAATTTTAAGGTTCATATTGTTTGTATTAAAATAACTGCTAATAACTCAGCTGATTATGATATTAATCTAGCTCGTTTGGAAAGTGGGTTGCTTTCTCAGTTTGTTAATCCGGACAGCCTTGAAGAGCTTCTAACCCAGGCTAAAAATCCAATTCTTATCGATGCATTGCTAGGATACGGAATGGGTCGGAGCCTTTCAAGTGAACTGGCAGCAGTTATTAAACGGATGAATGCTGTGAAAGCAACCAAAATTTCCATAGACCTCCCTTCAGGTTTATATTCAGACAAGATGAATGATTCAATCTGTATTCATGCGGATTTTACATTTACCTTTCAAGTGCCGAAACTCAGTCAATTAATTGCAGATACTGGAATTCATTGTGGAAAGTTAATTATTGGAGATATCAAATTAAGCCGAGGTTTTATAGCGTATAACCAAACTGAATTTTTCTTTATAGAGTTGGATGATATTAGGAATATTTTCAAAAGCAGAAATCAGTTTGCCTATAAAAATCAATTTGGACATTGCTTGTTAGTTGGAGGATCTTTTGAAATGCCAGGTGCGATCCTGCTTAGTGCTGAAGCAGCTTTGCGCAGTGGAACCGGTTTAATTTCAGTAAGTACGGTAGCATCCAATCGCGACTTGTTGCTTTTGAAATTGCCGGAAGTTCAATTTGTCAGTTCATCTAACATGGAGCTTTCTAAATACAAATCCTTATTAATAGGACCTGGTATGGGGCGCACAATAGAAAGCCAGAATCTATTATATGAAATGCTAAATCTAAATATTTTAAATCTGGTTCTGGATGCAGATGCCCTCAACATGATAGCTGAAAACCATTGGCAACATTTATTGACTCCAAATACGATCATAACACCTCACATAGGTGAATTTGATCGTTTGTTTGGTAAGTCAGTAAATGGATTTGAACGTATTGAAAAAGCCAAAGAAATGGCTTCAAAATATTCTATTTATATCGTATTAAAAGGAAAATATACTGCAATCTGTACACCTCAACACAAAGTATATTTTAATAGCAGTGGAAATGCAGGATTGGCAAAAGCAGGAAGTGGCGATGTATTGGCGGGTATATTAGTTTCCTTGTTGTCTCAATCTTATAGTTTTGAAGAGGCATGTTTACTGGGTGTTTATTTACATGGATTGAGTGCAGATATTTGTGCAAAGACCCTGGCAGAAGAGTCGATGACCCCTTCAGATGTTATTTCTCATTTATCCCAGGCATTTAAAGCGCTCAGATTGTGA
- a CDS encoding NAD-dependent deacylase, giving the protein MKAKLVVLTGAGISAESGIKTFRDAGGLWEGHNVMEVASIEGWYNNYPLVLDFYNQRRKQLLNSEPNMGHLILKELERYFDVCIITQNVDDLHERAGSNNILHLHGELLKSRSTSDSSLIYTCTQDILPGDVCEKGSQLRPHIVWFGEEVPLIPLAINKIRNADLVIIVGTSLQVYPAAGLVAYVKPLTKIYYVDPKPSLNYEISKHKSLEIIQEIASRGLEIIFQRITQKN; this is encoded by the coding sequence GTGAAAGCCAAATTGGTTGTCTTAACTGGAGCAGGAATCAGTGCGGAAAGTGGCATTAAAACATTTCGCGATGCTGGTGGCCTCTGGGAAGGACATAATGTGATGGAAGTTGCAAGTATTGAAGGATGGTATAATAACTATCCCTTGGTACTGGACTTTTACAACCAGCGCAGAAAGCAATTATTAAATTCAGAGCCCAATATGGGTCATTTGATTTTGAAGGAATTGGAACGTTATTTTGATGTTTGCATTATTACTCAAAATGTGGATGACTTGCATGAAAGAGCAGGCAGCAATAATATTTTACATCTTCATGGAGAACTTCTAAAATCGCGAAGCACAAGTGATTCATCTTTAATTTATACATGTACTCAGGATATTTTACCTGGAGACGTTTGTGAAAAAGGGTCCCAATTGCGACCACACATCGTTTGGTTTGGGGAAGAGGTTCCACTGATCCCTTTGGCAATAAATAAAATAAGAAATGCAGACTTAGTAATCATCGTTGGAACATCTTTGCAGGTTTACCCTGCTGCCGGATTAGTAGCCTATGTAAAACCATTAACGAAAATCTATTATGTTGATCCAAAGCCAAGCTTGAATTATGAAATTTCAAAACATAAATCACTGGAAATTATTCAAGAAATTGCAAGCCGAGGTTTGGAAATTATATTTCAACGGATTACTCAAAAAAATTAA
- a CDS encoding outer membrane beta-barrel protein, protein MKRISYIILLLCLNQWILAQSFEFNGQLLDENGKELSHIQIHISSENGRIRHQVESDSIGIFKFQNLAAGSYTLKARQLGYEPLNEVFYVDSSSNQLKLFYLITKREQLSEVTVKDKKSIAKVKNDTLQFDASSFKTMDDASADQLVDKVPTITKENGVIKAQGDDVKQILVDGKPFFGSDPNLSLKNLPADLIDKVQIFDQLSEQSQFTGINDGNTVKTINIVTKTGLNNGQFGKAYAGYGIPDKYQMGANYNLFDGSRRISLIGMSNNINVQNFSIDDILSVVGNTGNSRNRGGGSANFQRPPGGRDSRGSNSGGPGDFLVPQSGGIAKSHAIGINFTDILNSKLDLNFSYFYNNNTNRIQNELSRDYLEDGKLNQQYFETGTSKPTNQNHRLNARIEYKLDSFNSFVFRPRLTLQSNKSVSELNSKTLIRDTLTNSSEAVQQIDNSGINFNNSILFRHKFNKTGRTISIEFGQSLAPKNENNTLQNFTEYLNKNRNFIDTINQQSENETDKWGLNSSLEYTEPINSRQSISLNYRQAIQREESDLKTFDIPFQDGLTKQFNSKLSNHFISKTDSHTPGIGYQFNKEQKLNINIRVNYQLSRIRNEQLIPIDKINTSYFNNVLPSAFLRYTINRNKTLQFNYRSNTQLPSVSQLQNVINNTNPVHLSTGNPNLDQTTSHNISLRYTSSNKDASVFFVALFGSITQDYITNHLFIRSRSHPIFNIINVPIGSQLSIPENNGNSYQGRCFFTYSLPIPYIKCNLSIDGSYQYTLTPGWIDSLKYNSKQNTVSGGLGLSSNVGPKLDFGFQFRPTFNTYASQNSNDRYFYFDNKLRLAWQFYGDFVFRGDFNSKSNQTITNSQNETINLINLAFGMKVFKNKRGEISLGINDLLNQNENIQQIVSDSYIEDARSNSVKRFLLLSFTYNIKNYNSGKKPSTQFAPDRERERMGRWEERRF, encoded by the coding sequence ATGAAAAGAATTTCCTATATCATTTTACTACTTTGTTTAAATCAGTGGATTTTAGCACAATCATTCGAATTTAATGGACAACTTTTAGATGAAAATGGTAAGGAACTTAGTCATATTCAAATTCATATTAGTTCTGAAAATGGTAGAATTCGCCACCAAGTAGAATCAGATTCAATTGGAATTTTTAAATTTCAAAATTTAGCAGCCGGCTCCTATACCCTTAAAGCCCGTCAACTTGGATACGAGCCATTAAATGAGGTATTTTATGTTGACAGCAGCTCAAATCAATTAAAATTGTTCTATTTAATTACTAAAAGGGAACAACTCTCAGAAGTAACTGTAAAAGATAAAAAGTCAATCGCAAAAGTTAAGAACGATACTCTCCAATTTGATGCAAGTTCATTTAAAACTATGGACGATGCTTCAGCAGATCAATTGGTTGACAAAGTTCCAACCATTACTAAAGAAAATGGTGTTATTAAGGCTCAGGGAGATGATGTTAAACAAATACTGGTAGACGGGAAACCTTTTTTTGGAAGCGATCCCAATTTATCTCTAAAAAATTTACCTGCTGATTTAATTGATAAGGTCCAAATTTTTGACCAATTAAGTGAGCAAAGTCAATTTACTGGAATTAATGATGGCAATACAGTTAAAACTATAAATATCGTAACGAAAACCGGATTAAATAACGGGCAATTTGGCAAAGCGTACGCTGGCTATGGTATTCCTGACAAATATCAAATGGGAGCGAACTACAATTTATTTGATGGCTCCAGGAGAATTAGTTTAATCGGAATGTCAAATAATATTAATGTTCAAAATTTTTCCATCGACGACATTCTAAGTGTTGTTGGAAATACCGGGAATTCAAGAAACAGAGGAGGAGGTTCTGCAAATTTTCAAAGACCTCCGGGCGGTAGAGATTCCAGAGGATCTAATTCAGGAGGTCCCGGTGATTTTTTAGTACCACAATCTGGTGGCATAGCAAAATCTCATGCCATTGGTATTAATTTTACTGATATTTTAAACTCAAAATTAGATTTAAATTTTTCATACTTTTATAATAATAACACCAATCGCATTCAAAATGAATTAAGCCGTGACTATTTGGAAGACGGCAAACTTAATCAACAATATTTTGAAACGGGCACATCCAAACCTACAAATCAAAATCATCGATTAAACGCTCGTATAGAATACAAATTAGATAGTTTCAATTCATTTGTTTTTAGACCTCGATTGACCCTTCAATCAAACAAAAGTGTTTCTGAATTAAATTCCAAAACATTAATTAGAGATACGCTAACAAATTCAAGCGAAGCTGTGCAGCAAATCGATAACTCGGGAATAAATTTTAACAACTCGATTTTATTTAGGCATAAATTTAATAAAACGGGCAGAACCATTTCCATTGAATTTGGACAATCCTTGGCTCCAAAAAATGAAAATAACACGCTGCAAAACTTCACTGAATACCTTAATAAAAACAGAAATTTTATAGATACCATTAATCAGCAATCTGAGAATGAAACAGACAAATGGGGACTAAATTCTAGTTTGGAATATACGGAGCCTATAAACTCAAGGCAATCCATTTCACTAAATTACCGACAAGCAATCCAACGGGAAGAAAGTGATCTTAAAACTTTTGATATTCCATTTCAGGACGGACTTACAAAACAATTTAATTCAAAATTATCGAATCATTTTATATCTAAAACAGATTCTCATACTCCTGGAATTGGATATCAATTCAACAAGGAACAAAAACTTAATATCAATATTAGAGTAAATTATCAATTAAGTCGAATTAGAAATGAGCAATTAATTCCCATTGATAAAATCAATACGAGTTACTTTAACAATGTACTTCCATCTGCATTCCTTCGGTACACAATCAATCGAAACAAAACCTTGCAATTTAACTACCGGAGCAATACGCAATTGCCAAGTGTGAGCCAATTGCAAAATGTAATAAATAATACAAATCCAGTTCACTTAAGTACTGGAAATCCAAATTTAGATCAAACAACAAGTCACAATATCAGTTTGCGTTATACCAGCTCCAATAAAGATGCAAGTGTATTTTTTGTCGCTTTGTTTGGGTCAATTACCCAAGATTACATTACAAATCATTTATTTATAAGAAGCAGATCGCATCCCATATTTAATATCATCAACGTTCCAATTGGTAGCCAATTAAGCATTCCGGAAAACAACGGAAATTCATACCAAGGGAGGTGCTTTTTTACATACAGCCTTCCAATTCCTTATATTAAATGCAATCTTTCAATAGATGGATCTTATCAATACACACTAACACCTGGATGGATTGATTCCCTAAAATATAACTCTAAGCAAAATACAGTTTCTGGCGGTCTTGGCCTCTCTAGTAATGTGGGCCCCAAATTAGATTTTGGTTTTCAATTTAGGCCTACGTTTAATACCTACGCTTCACAAAACTCAAATGATCGTTATTTTTATTTTGATAATAAACTAAGACTTGCATGGCAGTTTTACGGTGATTTTGTTTTTAGAGGAGATTTTAATTCAAAATCAAATCAAACCATTACTAACAGCCAAAATGAAACAATAAATTTAATAAACCTTGCCTTTGGCATGAAAGTCTTTAAAAACAAGCGAGGAGAAATTTCTCTGGGAATTAACGATTTACTTAATCAAAATGAAAATATCCAGCAAATTGTATCTGATTCATATATAGAGGATGCCAGAAGCAATAGTGTGAAAAGATTTTTGTTGCTGTCATTCACTTATAATATTAAAAATTACAATTCCGGTAAAAAGCCTTCTACACAATTTGCACCTGATCGGGAACGCGAGCGAATGGGGCGATGGGAGGAACGCAGATTTTAA
- a CDS encoding HlyD family efflux transporter periplasmic adaptor subunit, whose amino-acid sequence MQRFNYIYLIALAGILMFLPLIKNKLQTNNEFFGIAENQIRNINLDYPIEVIKIYKTLGESVKLGDTLLIYSRLDQERQKQNLEYEKLELEKRNQVNLEINRSELSLLQNKLHATYETYQAKRLELEHEKELQLKLLQSVSSEIGLQEFHKKYQLLKEALNQKEKTENAETNLRIKNLINEMKVSESANLVRILKIKNEITVLDKMKLNAVLLAPETGIIGQLDYNLGDKIQSYNSILKIYGTHPYIVTSYIGDRQLTTLAEGDSLSISSLSNPEYKVPGKVSNLGTRVSPLPERLKKIPELRAWGREVQIKIPADNIFMQGEKVKIQLLK is encoded by the coding sequence TTGCAACGGTTCAACTACATATACTTAATTGCATTAGCAGGTATTCTAATGTTTTTACCGCTAATAAAAAATAAACTACAAACGAACAATGAGTTTTTTGGTATAGCAGAAAATCAAATTCGAAATATTAATTTAGATTATCCGATTGAAGTAATTAAAATCTATAAAACACTCGGGGAATCTGTAAAACTTGGGGATACACTTTTAATATACAGCAGATTGGACCAGGAACGCCAAAAACAGAATCTCGAATATGAAAAATTAGAATTAGAAAAACGAAATCAGGTTAATCTTGAAATCAATCGCAGCGAATTAAGTTTATTGCAAAATAAATTACACGCAACCTATGAAACGTATCAGGCTAAACGATTAGAATTAGAACATGAAAAAGAACTTCAGTTAAAGCTTTTGCAAAGTGTAAGTTCTGAAATTGGCTTACAAGAATTCCATAAAAAGTATCAATTATTAAAAGAAGCATTAAATCAAAAAGAAAAAACTGAAAACGCTGAAACAAATCTCAGGATAAAAAATTTAATTAATGAAATGAAGGTAAGTGAGTCCGCCAATTTGGTAAGAATATTAAAAATAAAAAATGAGATTACTGTTTTAGATAAAATGAAATTAAATGCGGTATTGTTAGCTCCTGAAACCGGTATTATCGGACAATTGGATTATAATTTAGGAGATAAAATTCAGTCATACAACAGCATTTTAAAAATCTATGGAACCCATCCATACATCGTTACCAGTTATATTGGCGACAGGCAATTGACAACTCTTGCAGAAGGCGATTCACTTAGTATTAGTTCGCTTAGTAATCCAGAATATAAGGTGCCGGGAAAAGTTTCTAATTTAGGAACCAGGGTAAGTCCATTGCCTGAGCGCTTAAAAAAGATTCCAGAATTACGTGCCTGGGGCAGGGAAGTACAAATTAAAATTCCAGCTGATAATATTTTCATGCAAGGAGAAAAAGTCAAAATTCAACTATTAAAATAG
- a CDS encoding CotH kinase family protein — protein sequence MKINIILILSVVCLEIKSQKLPSEMTFSPDSKRLVSGSQAVEGLYNPNKIRRIDLKFDQTDYWALLTANYQSKTDIPATLIMEGDTFPNVGVRFKGQTSYQRVTGQKKSFNITMDFLDPTQDLKGYETLNFNNSFEDNSFMREVFYENITRPFSSSLKANYIHLYINNQDWGIYPNVQALDGNYVKEWFLSNEGSRWRCERTSGGGPGGGGGFGAGTSTLNYLGDDTTAYKPNYTLKHTTLENPWSDLARVTKVLNTVPLALLEDSLKKVLDIDRALWFIAKEIMFGDDDSYVNKGGMDYYAIYQKDVERLIPLEYDANSVMSGQTANWSIFLKEADTKFPLCNRLFAVPSLRQRYLAHFKTMFKECLDSTNFVTQLNKQYSFIDSLVAADPKKLMTYQAFQSEKNNLINWMRNRRNTIQANSEFKQIGCTIEAINASSNGVLNQTPDETQTVQINAKITNKTNGVKRVNLHYAPGFDGYFNVSQMFDDGLHDDGIAGDGIYGGTIPPFPNGVFVRYYIEAIANNTQGTCSYMPEGAEHDVYIYQVNLIQSSSNQIVLNEIMASNTKTVADQDGEYDDWIELFNKSNDTVDISNWILTDNSTNLDKFRFPAGTKILPQSYLIIWADEDGKQTGMHANFKLSASGEELYLLDSNATQVDKIIYYEQIQDLSYARNPNGTGNFVIQEATFNKSNDLVSATDKLDPPVLKLYPNPASQFLIVETTASGIHPLKLFSSYGILIQELKLDRVLEIDLQDVPGGIYLLKSGTQIQKFTKRD from the coding sequence ATGAAGATTAATATCATTTTGATTTTAAGTGTGGTTTGTTTAGAAATCAAATCGCAAAAACTGCCATCTGAAATGACTTTTAGTCCGGATTCAAAAAGGCTAGTTTCAGGAAGTCAGGCAGTTGAAGGATTGTACAATCCAAACAAAATAAGACGCATCGATTTGAAATTTGATCAAACAGATTACTGGGCATTACTCACTGCCAATTACCAGTCGAAAACGGATATTCCAGCAACCCTCATTATGGAAGGAGATACTTTTCCCAATGTAGGCGTTCGTTTTAAAGGCCAAACTTCGTATCAACGGGTGACAGGACAAAAAAAATCATTTAATATCACCATGGATTTTCTTGATCCAACTCAAGATTTAAAAGGATATGAAACGTTAAACTTCAACAATTCATTTGAAGACAATAGTTTTATGCGTGAAGTCTTTTATGAAAACATTACACGCCCGTTTTCAAGCTCACTTAAAGCAAATTACATTCATCTGTACATTAATAACCAGGATTGGGGTATCTATCCGAATGTACAAGCTTTAGATGGTAATTATGTAAAAGAATGGTTCTTAAGTAATGAAGGATCGCGTTGGAGATGTGAACGCACAAGCGGCGGAGGTCCCGGAGGAGGAGGAGGTTTTGGTGCCGGAACTTCCACACTCAATTATTTAGGTGACGATACCACCGCATATAAGCCAAACTATACCTTGAAACATACTACCTTAGAAAATCCTTGGTCAGATTTAGCTCGAGTAACTAAAGTTTTAAATACAGTACCATTGGCTCTTTTGGAAGATAGCTTAAAAAAAGTTTTAGATATAGACAGAGCACTCTGGTTTATTGCCAAAGAAATTATGTTTGGAGATGATGATAGCTATGTAAACAAAGGTGGAATGGATTATTATGCAATCTATCAAAAAGATGTCGAACGATTAATTCCTTTAGAATACGATGCTAACTCAGTGATGTCTGGTCAAACTGCAAACTGGTCTATCTTTCTCAAAGAAGCAGATACAAAATTTCCATTGTGTAACAGATTGTTTGCTGTACCATCTTTAAGACAACGCTATCTGGCTCATTTTAAAACAATGTTTAAAGAATGTTTGGATTCAACAAATTTTGTCACCCAATTAAACAAACAATACAGTTTTATAGATAGTCTGGTTGCAGCAGATCCAAAAAAACTTATGACCTATCAAGCATTTCAGTCAGAGAAAAACAATTTAATTAACTGGATGCGCAACAGAAGAAATACGATACAAGCTAACTCTGAATTCAAACAAATAGGGTGCACGATTGAAGCGATTAACGCTTCTTCAAATGGTGTCCTGAATCAAACTCCTGACGAAACACAAACTGTTCAAATCAATGCCAAAATAACTAACAAAACAAATGGCGTAAAACGGGTGAATCTACACTATGCACCGGGTTTCGATGGCTATTTTAATGTCAGTCAAATGTTTGATGATGGATTGCATGATGATGGAATAGCGGGGGATGGAATTTATGGAGGCACTATACCACCTTTTCCCAATGGAGTCTTTGTGCGTTATTACATCGAAGCCATTGCTAACAATACACAAGGAACATGCTCCTATATGCCCGAAGGTGCTGAACATGATGTTTATATTTATCAGGTAAATCTGATCCAATCCAGTTCAAACCAAATCGTACTCAATGAAATCATGGCCTCCAATACGAAGACCGTTGCCGATCAGGACGGCGAATATGACGATTGGATTGAATTATTTAATAAATCAAATGATACGGTAGATATTAGTAATTGGATCTTAACAGACAATTCAACAAATCTTGATAAGTTTCGATTTCCTGCTGGGACAAAAATTCTTCCGCAATCCTATTTAATCATTTGGGCTGATGAAGATGGCAAACAAACGGGAATGCACGCAAATTTTAAACTTTCTGCATCGGGAGAAGAACTATATCTGCTTGACTCAAATGCAACACAAGTTGATAAAATAATCTATTATGAGCAAATTCAAGACCTGAGTTATGCCAGAAATCCCAATGGTACAGGTAATTTTGTAATTCAAGAAGCTACATTTAACAAAAGCAATGACCTGGTTTCAGCAACTGATAAATTAGATCCTCCTGTATTAAAATTATATCCAAACCCAGCTTCTCAGTTTTTAATTGTAGAGACAACTGCATCTGGAATCCACCCATTAAAATTATTTTCAAGTTATGGCATTTTAATTCAAGAATTAAAATTGGACCGTGTTCTAGAAATAGATTTACAAGATGTTCCTGGCGGTATTTATCTTTTAAAGTCAGGTACTCAGATTCAAAAATTTACTAAGCGAGACTAA
- a CDS encoding DUF4956 domain-containing protein, translating to MFDFSLSDINTDNPSILSVVYALLMSFVLATFVSFTYEKTSTNNRSPGHFIQSMILGAIIATIVAQAIGDSIGRGLGMLGVLAMIRFRTNISQPRNMIFIFASLALGISCGVFAFNIAFYGTLLFCTLAFLLSISPLKQYIKKSYNLRVTFESVDRTSVSKVFDYLESKNIAANLLRMDTISNLGKIEKECNWEISQLPTSDELTIVKDLSTIEHVKTVRLSLRSDEEII from the coding sequence ATGTTTGATTTTTCACTTTCTGATATTAATACAGATAATCCTTCCATTTTATCTGTCGTATATGCTTTGCTAATGAGCTTCGTATTGGCAACGTTTGTTTCATTTACATATGAAAAAACGAGTACCAACAATCGCTCACCTGGTCATTTTATACAATCAATGATCCTTGGTGCAATCATTGCTACCATCGTTGCACAAGCAATTGGAGATAGTATTGGCCGAGGGCTCGGAATGCTCGGTGTGCTGGCCATGATTCGTTTCAGAACCAATATTTCACAGCCACGAAATATGATTTTTATTTTTGCTTCTCTGGCACTGGGTATTTCGTGCGGAGTTTTTGCGTTTAACATTGCATTTTACGGCACGCTGCTATTTTGTACCCTTGCCTTTTTATTAAGCATTTCTCCCCTAAAGCAATATATCAAAAAATCATACAATTTACGGGTCACCTTTGAATCCGTTGATCGTACTAGTGTTAGTAAAGTCTTTGATTATCTTGAATCTAAAAATATAGCTGCAAACTTGTTGCGAATGGATACAATCTCTAATTTGGGAAAAATTGAGAAAGAATGCAATTGGGAAATTTCACAGCTCCCAACTTCTGATGAACTTACCATCGTTAAAGATTTATCTACTATTGAACATGTTAAAACCGTCAGACTCAGCTTACGCTCTGACGAAGAAATTATATAA